In Magnetococcales bacterium, the genomic stretch CCGGGCCATGGACAAACTGAAAGATGCCGATCCGGAGACCCGGGACACGGCGGACAACCTGGCGGAAAGTGCCCTGAACCGTCTGCGCAACTGGGATATTTCCGAACACCAGATCAGGCAATTGCAGGCCGGGGGCCGTGCCAGCAAGAGCATGACCATCCTCTCTCCGGTCTCCGGTGTGATCCTGGAAAAGACAGCAGTTCAGGGGATGCGTTTCATGCCCGGTGAAATGCTTTATCGCATCGCCGATCTCTCCACGGTCTGGGTGCTGGCTGATGTATTCGAACAGGACATGGGCATGGTGCGGGAAGGTCAGGCCGCCGAGGTGACCCTGAGCGCCATGCCGGGCAAAAGTTTTTCCGGCAAGGTTTCCTTCATCTACCCGACCCTGACTGCGGAAACCCGCACCGTCAAAGTCCGCATTGAAATGCCTAATCCGGGCGGCACCCTGCGGCCGGCTCTCTATGCCACGGTGCAGTTGGCGGCCCCGACCGGGGGCGGCACGGTGATGACCGTGCCGGATTCCGCCGTGCTGGACAGCGGTTCCCGGCAGGTGGTCCTCGTGGAACGGGGCGAGGGGTTGTACGAACCGCGTCCGATCCGGATGGGCGGTAAAGGGGGCGGATATGTGGAAATTTTGGAGGGTCTCAAGGCCGGGGAAAAAGTGGTGGTGCGAGCCAATTTTCTCATCGATGCCGAAGCCAATCTGAAAGCTGCGCTGGGTCATTTTTCCCATTGACGCACGGAGACGACCAATGATCGCTGCCATCATCCGCTGGTCCTGCCGCAACGTATTGCTGGTGATGCTGGCAACGTTTTTCCTGATTGCCAGTGGTGTCTACGCCGTCTTGCGTATTCCCCTGGACGCCATCCCGGATCTTTCCGACGTGCAGGTGATTCTTTTGACGGAATATCCTGGCCAGGCCCCGCAGGTGGTGGAAGATCAGGTCACCTATCCGTTGACCACGGCCATGCTCTCCGTGCCCCGTTCCAAACTGGTGCGGGGCATCTCTTCTTTCGGGGTCTCTTTCGTCTACATCATTTTTGAGGATGGGACCGACATCTACTGGGCGCGCAGCCGCATTCTGGAATATCTCAATTTTGCCGCCAAACGCCTCCCTCCCGGGGTCACCCCCACCCTGGGTCCCGACGCCACCGGCGTGGGTTGGGTCTATCAATATGTTGTTCTGGCAAAGGAAAAAACCCTGGCCGAACTTCGCACCCTTCAGGATTGGTATCTGCGTTATCACCTGGCCCGGGCCGAAGGGGTGGCCGAGGTGGCGAGTGTCGGCGGCTATGTTCAGCAATATCAGGTGGTCGTCGATCCCCAGCAGTTGCAGGCCTACAACATTCCGTTGGCGCGGGTCAGTCAGGCCCTGGCCATGAGCAACCGCGATGTCGGTGGCCGGGTCGTGGAGATGGCCGAAACCGAATATATCGTGCGGGGGCGTGGCTATCTGCGGGGTGTGCAGGACATTGAAAAAATCGTTCTCAAGGAGGTGAATGGTGCCCCCATTCGCATCCGGGATATCGCCCGGGTGGAACTGGGACCGGACGAACGCCGAGGCATGGCGGAACTGAATGGCGAAGGGGAGGTGGTCAGTGGCATCGTCGTGCAACGCTTTGGCCAGAATGCCCTGGCCGTGATCCAGAACGCCAAAAAACGCCTCGCCGAAGTCGCTGGTTCTTTGGGCGAAGGGGTGCATGTCGAAGCGGTCTATGACCGTTCGGAACTGATTTTGCGGGCGGTGGCCACGCTGCAATACACCCTCATCGAGGAGAGCCTGATCGTTGCGGTGGTCTGTGTCGTCTTTTTGCTCCATGTCCGCAGTGCCCTGGTGGCCATTCTCATGTTGCCGGTGGGGGTGTTGATTGCCGTTCTCCTCATGCAATCGCTGGGCATGACCTCCAACATCATGAGCCTGGGGGGGATTGCCATTGCCGTCGGGGCCATGGTGGATGCGGCCATCGTCATGATCGAAAATGCCCACAAACACCTGGAACGGGCCGCCCCCGGGGTGCCGCGTCTCCAGACCCTCATGGCTGCGGCCAGTGAAGTGGGACCGCCGCTCTTTTTCAGTCTGCTCGTCATTACCGTCTCCTTTCTGCCGGTGTTCACCCTGGAGTCGCAGGAGGGGCGTCTGTTCAAGCCTCTGGCCTTCACCAAAACCTTCGCCATGGCCGGGGCGGCGTTGCTTTCCGTCACCCTGGTGCCGGTGTTGATGCTCCTGTTCG encodes the following:
- a CDS encoding efflux RND transporter periplasmic adaptor subunit, coding for MKRVNASCACGLRIGLSGRQSILATLVWLLVVPAAWSGAENHAGHGVPPPPPAPVAAADHAGHGTPSSPPASAVVPAREQVGKQKTAGSNAVRVGLDKVQKLGVRTEVVALRPVTRSIRAVGTVQVDERKLHVITQKFEGWIEKLHANATGQAVRRGAPLMEVYSPALVVAQQEYLAAARAMDKLKDADPETRDTADNLAESALNRLRNWDISEHQIRQLQAGGRASKSMTILSPVSGVILEKTAVQGMRFMPGEMLYRIADLSTVWVLADVFEQDMGMVREGQAAEVTLSAMPGKSFSGKVSFIYPTLTAETRTVKVRIEMPNPGGTLRPALYATVQLAAPTGGGTVMTVPDSAVLDSGSRQVVLVERGEGLYEPRPIRMGGKGGGYVEILEGLKAGEKVVVRANFLIDAEANLKAALGHFSH